A stretch of the Pseudomonas helvetica genome encodes the following:
- a CDS encoding endonuclease encodes MIARCFALLLLLFVVISAQADAPRTFNEAKKVAWTLYAPQSTEFYCGCKYTGNRVDLKACGYVPRKNAKRAARIEWEHIVPAWQIGHQRQCWQQGGRQNCTRHDPTYQRAEADLHNLVPSIGEVNGDRSNFSFGWLPVQSGQYGSCLTQVDFKAKKVMPRPSIRGMIARTYFYMSKQYGLRLSKQDRQLYEAWNKTYPAQSWERQRNQRVACVMGRGNEFVGPVNMKACG; translated from the coding sequence ATGATTGCTCGCTGTTTTGCTTTGCTGTTGTTGCTCTTCGTTGTCATCAGCGCTCAGGCGGATGCGCCACGCACTTTCAACGAAGCGAAAAAGGTCGCTTGGACACTCTACGCCCCACAGTCAACCGAGTTCTATTGTGGCTGCAAATACACGGGCAATCGGGTCGACCTCAAAGCCTGCGGGTACGTGCCACGTAAAAACGCCAAGCGCGCTGCACGCATCGAATGGGAGCACATTGTTCCGGCATGGCAAATCGGTCACCAACGCCAGTGCTGGCAACAGGGTGGTCGCCAGAACTGCACACGTCACGACCCGACCTATCAACGTGCCGAGGCCGACTTGCACAACCTGGTGCCAAGCATCGGCGAGGTGAACGGGGACCGCAGCAATTTCAGCTTCGGCTGGCTCCCCGTGCAATCAGGGCAATACGGTTCGTGCCTGACCCAGGTCGACTTCAAGGCCAAGAAGGTCATGCCCCGCCCGTCCATTCGCGGGATGATCGCTCGCACTTATTTCTACATGAGCAAGCAATACGGTTTGCGACTGTCCAAACAGGATCGGCAACTCTACGAAGCCTGGAACAAGACTTACCCGGCACAAAGCTGGGAGCGCCAACGCAATCAGCGCGTCGCGTGCGTGATGGGGCGCGGCAATGAGTTC
- a CDS encoding DUF1654 domain-containing protein, which produces MATTSSAATNPPGSYERLGLRVQKIINSPTAQKAKAALIFRLPDEPVDEWERLLEEIAENDNVTLAYRDDGGVQIFWVVPKED; this is translated from the coding sequence GTGGCCACGACCTCTTCAGCAGCGACTAACCCTCCAGGCTCTTACGAACGACTCGGTTTGCGCGTTCAGAAAATCATCAACTCCCCGACCGCCCAAAAAGCCAAGGCCGCCTTGATCTTCCGCCTCCCCGACGAGCCGGTAGATGAATGGGAACGCTTGCTCGAGGAAATCGCCGAGAACGACAACGTCACCCTCGCTTATCGCGACGATGGCGGCGTGCAGATTTTCTGGGTTGTGCCGAAGGAAGATTGA
- a CDS encoding asparaginase: MKSAFNTFIPGALALLLLLPTALQAKEVETRQKLANVVVLATGGTIAGAGASSANSATYQAAKVGIEQLIAGIPELSQLANVRGEQVMQIASESITNENLLQLGRRVAELADSKDVDGIVITHGTDTLEETAYFLNLVEKTDKPIIVVGSMRPGTAMSADGMLNLYNAVAVAGSKDARGKGVLVTMNDEIQSGRDVSKMVNLKTEAFKSPWGPLGMVIEGKSYWFRLPAKRHTMDSEFDIKNIKSLPDVEIAYSYGNVDGTAYKALAQSGAKAIIHAGTGNGSVSSRLVPTLQELRKDGVQIIRSSHVNAGGFVLRNAEQPDDKYDWVVAHDLNPQKARILTMVALTKTSDSKELQRMFWEY; the protein is encoded by the coding sequence ATGAAATCTGCCTTCAACACCTTTATTCCGGGCGCTTTGGCCCTCCTGCTGCTCCTCCCGACTGCACTGCAAGCAAAAGAAGTCGAAACCCGACAGAAACTGGCAAACGTGGTCGTCCTGGCTACAGGCGGCACGATTGCCGGTGCTGGTGCCAGCTCGGCCAATAGTGCTACGTACCAGGCCGCAAAAGTCGGGATCGAACAGTTGATCGCCGGCATCCCTGAACTAAGCCAATTGGCCAATGTTCGCGGCGAGCAAGTGATGCAAATCGCCTCCGAGAGCATCACCAACGAAAACCTGCTGCAACTGGGCCGTCGCGTGGCCGAACTGGCCGACAGCAAAGACGTCGATGGCATCGTTATTACTCACGGCACCGACACCCTGGAAGAGACCGCCTACTTCCTGAACCTGGTGGAAAAAACCGACAAGCCAATCATCGTTGTCGGCTCGATGCGCCCAGGCACCGCGATGTCGGCTGACGGCATGCTCAACCTGTACAACGCCGTCGCCGTAGCGGGTAGCAAAGATGCTCGCGGCAAAGGCGTGCTGGTCACCATGAACGACGAAATTCAGTCGGGTCGTGATGTCAGCAAAATGGTCAATCTCAAGACCGAAGCGTTCAAAAGCCCATGGGGCCCATTGGGCATGGTGATCGAAGGCAAATCCTATTGGTTCCGCTTGCCAGCCAAGCGCCACACCATGGATTCGGAATTCGACATCAAAAACATCAAGAGCCTGCCTGACGTCGAAATCGCCTATTCCTATGGCAATGTCGACGGCACTGCTTACAAGGCCCTGGCCCAGTCTGGCGCCAAAGCCATCATCCATGCCGGCACCGGCAATGGCTCGGTATCTTCGCGCCTGGTTCCAACCTTGCAGGAACTGCGCAAGGATGGCGTGCAGATCATTCGTTCTTCCCACGTCAATGCTGGCGGCTTTGTCCTGCGTAACGCCGAACAGCCAGACGACAAGTATGACTGGGTCGTTGCGCATGACCTGAACCCGCAAAAAGCCCGCATCCTGACGATGGTTGCACTGACCAAGACGTCGGACAGTAAAGAGCTGCAACGGATGTTCTGGGAGTACTGA